The following is a genomic window from Nitrospirota bacterium.
GGGAGTACCATTTTGGCGACCGGGCCTATCGGTGCTGGCGCGAGCACGGCCACGGGAGCGTCGCGCTCCACCGGGCGATCGTGGAGTCCTGCGATATTTTCTTCTATCTGGCCGGACTCACCGCCGGTATCGACGCGATTTCCGACACCGCGATGAAGCTGGGTCTCGGTCGGAAGACCGGGATCAACCTGTTGGGCGAGCAGCCCGGGCTCATTCCCACCCGCGCATGGAAGCAGAAAGTCTACAAGCAGAAATGGATGGATGGGGAGACGCTGTCCGTTTCCATCGGGCAGAGTTTTGTGACCGTCACGCCGCTTCAACTGGCCACGGCCTACTCCACCTTCGCGAATGGAGGCAGCGTGTTCCGGCCGAGGGTGGTGTCCCGCGTGATCGGCCCGGAGGGGCAGTTCTACCAAGACTATCCGGTCCAAAAAGAGGGGGCCATTTCCTTCACGCCGGCGGCCTACAAAGAAGTTCTCGAGGGGTTGGAGGGTGTGGTCAGCGAGCCCACCGGGACCGGCTGGCGGGTCAAGATGAAGGACATCACGATTGCCGGGAAGACCGGTACGGCCCAGGTGGTCAAGATGAAGGAGCGGACCGAGGATAAGGACTTTGAAAAGATCCCCTACGAGTACCGTGACCACGCCTGGTTTGTGTGCTTCTTGCCTGCGGAGCAACCCCAGTTGGCCATCGCGGTGCTCGTTGAGCACGGCGGTCACGGCGCCTCCGCCGCCGCCCCCGTCGCACGCGCGATGATCGAGAGATATCTCGCCATTCGGAATCTCCCGAGCTTGTGACCCCACCCTTCCCCCGCCGGTGCGATTTGAAATCTCAAATTTCAAATTTGAGATTCGGAGGAGGTGGGGGGTGATTGAGGCCCGCCGCGTGCCGCGAGTGGACCCCGTCTTGTTCGGGGTATTCCTGTTTCTCCTGCTCTTCGGCGCGCTGAATGTGTACAGCGCATCCCGTTCCTATGCCGTTTCAGGCACACCGCTCTACGTCAAGCAGTTGGCGTGGTGCACTCTGAGCGCGGGGGCCTTTCTCATCGCCGCGCGTGTCCAAGTCCAAATCCTCCACAGTCTTGCCTATGCGCTCTACGCGCTCTTCATTCTCCTGCTGGTGGTCACCCATTTCTTCGGCTTCAAGGCCCTGGGCGCCCAGCGATGGATCGCCGTCGGAGGGTTCACGTTCCAGCCCTCGGAGGTGATGAAACTTCTCATCCCGCTGGCCATTGCGCGCTACCTGCATGGCGTGAAGGCCCCTCGAGGTTTCGGCCTCCGGGATTTGGTGGTGCCGCTGCTCCTGATCCTCTTGCCTGTTCTGCTCATCTTCAAGCAGCCCGATTTGGGCACGGCCAGCCAGATCGCTATCGCGTCGCTCACCCTTCTCCTGATGACCGACATCAAGCGCGGTCTCCTCATGCGGGCGCTCCTCATCGCCGCCATATCCGGTCCTTTGGGGTGGTTTATTCTAAAGGACTACCAGAAGCAAAGAATCATCACCTTCCTGAACCCCGAGAAATACGAGATGAGCTCCGGGTACCAGGTGATCCAATCCAAAATCGCGGTCGGGTCCGGACAGCTCTTTGGGAAGGGCTTCGCGCAGGGGACCCAGGCCCGTCTTCGTTTTCTACCGCAGCGGCACAGCGACTTCATCTACTCCGTCATTGCCGAGGAGTGGGGATTCCTGGGCAGCGGGCTCGTCCTTCTCCTCCTGTTCATTTTGTTCTTCAAAGGGATTCGGGTCGCCTATCTCACGAACAACATCTTCCAAACGTATCTCGTTGTGGGAATCATCGCCCAATTTGCGTGGCAGGCGGCCTTGAATGCCTTGATGGTCCTCGGTCTGCTGCCGGTGGTCGGCATGCCGATGCCGCTCTTGAGCTATGGAGGAACGAACCTCGTGGTGATGGGGGCCATCTTCGGGATCCTCTCGAATATCCGCTCCGAAACCGGCGCGCAGGCCTAGCCCTCACGCCTCCGGCTTGTTCCCGAATGTCACCGCACCCGGGTGGCCCTTGACAAGAACACTAATTTGGGATAATTGTCCCAAATATGACAAGCCCGGATCGGTCCTCACTCCTGGCCGCGGTGGCCAAGATGCTCCGACCCCTTGCGCGGATCCTGGTCCGCAATGGAGTCCCCTATGGCACCTTCGCCGATCTGGCCCGGCGGGCCTA
Proteins encoded in this region:
- the rodA gene encoding rod shape-determining protein RodA, with the protein product MIEARRVPRVDPVLFGVFLFLLLFGALNVYSASRSYAVSGTPLYVKQLAWCTLSAGAFLIAARVQVQILHSLAYALYALFILLLVVTHFFGFKALGAQRWIAVGGFTFQPSEVMKLLIPLAIARYLHGVKAPRGFGLRDLVVPLLLILLPVLLIFKQPDLGTASQIAIASLTLLLMTDIKRGLLMRALLIAAISGPLGWFILKDYQKQRIITFLNPEKYEMSSGYQVIQSKIAVGSGQLFGKGFAQGTQARLRFLPQRHSDFIYSVIAEEWGFLGSGLVLLLLFILFFKGIRVAYLTNNIFQTYLVVGIIAQFAWQAALNALMVLGLLPVVGMPMPLLSYGGTNLVVMGAIFGILSNIRSETGAQA